From a region of the bacterium genome:
- a CDS encoding glycosyltransferase family 39 protein, whose protein sequence is MIWRKISIQIIHIIFIIILGISSFIWAIKAGERGFFPFDQSIVFDGGYRILSGQIPFKDFILPFGPTTLWIQAIFFKLFGINYFSYILNAAVINVLATLGSILILYFLFPKQKYLAYLCGIITLFWFQPPFGTPWFEQTAFFFAILSIITLLGSMLYNRWRKEYSSWGMFISGVSAFLSFLSKQNVGLSMFSVYLLFLLFPLKIGWKQKIKHTLFFLTGVLCGIVIFTFWLWRYADISIFMNYFFIIPLRLGISRLGNFKTDFFPPFDFAPKEHTFISLITFSSATYIISLHWYNLHRGKKYFTREIYAGLLGIGLLIAQYLFTHTTNNQPENGAPFIGIIAAIGIGLWLRISSSLQFRNILPQEFKRTGVTISIKLILGLILLWLVIQGISVGLNRNVHDVFTNSKFPHYCVEDKLSILRWGNPTHIYGRLLKEEDFVYLLNYLKQQNKSVFIFPDYTIIYGLLNLPSPQPVLWFHKDLTYSLSLKHNELDNWIVNDLKKNGVELVVLEDISWLGTNSRLDDFPYLKQYIIANFKLSNQIGMFYIFHKKV, encoded by the coding sequence ATGATTTGGCGTAAAATTTCTATCCAAATTATTCATATTATCTTCATAATAATCCTAGGCATCAGTTCATTTATTTGGGCTATTAAAGCTGGAGAACGTGGTTTTTTCCCCTTTGACCAATCGATAGTTTTCGATGGCGGATATCGAATTCTTTCCGGTCAAATTCCGTTTAAAGATTTTATTCTTCCCTTTGGACCTACTACCCTATGGATTCAAGCGATATTTTTTAAATTATTTGGTATTAACTATTTTTCATATATTTTAAACGCTGCGGTTATCAATGTTTTAGCTACACTAGGAAGTATATTGATATTATATTTTCTTTTCCCAAAGCAAAAATATCTTGCCTATCTATGCGGTATAATCACCTTGTTTTGGTTTCAACCGCCATTCGGTACTCCTTGGTTTGAACAAACCGCATTTTTCTTTGCTATATTATCAATTATAACCTTATTAGGTTCTATGTTATATAACAGATGGCGAAAGGAATATTCCTCTTGGGGGATGTTTATTTCCGGAGTAAGCGCATTTCTTTCGTTTCTAAGCAAACAAAACGTTGGATTGTCTATGTTTTCTGTGTATTTGTTATTTCTGTTGTTTCCCTTAAAGATTGGTTGGAAACAGAAAATTAAGCATACTCTGTTTTTTTTAACAGGTGTACTATGCGGTATAGTAATATTTACTTTCTGGTTATGGCGATATGCTGATATATCGATTTTTATGAATTACTTTTTTATTATTCCATTGAGACTCGGTATCTCACGCTTGGGGAACTTCAAAACAGACTTTTTCCCGCCATTTGATTTCGCGCCGAAAGAACATACTTTTATTTCGCTTATTACATTTAGTAGTGCCACTTATATCATTTCACTACATTGGTATAACTTACATCGAGGAAAAAAATATTTTACGAGAGAAATATATGCAGGTTTACTTGGAATCGGATTACTAATCGCACAATATTTATTTACTCATACGACTAATAACCAACCGGAAAATGGCGCTCCCTTTATTGGGATAATCGCAGCTATTGGTATTGGATTATGGTTACGAATATCATCCTCCTTACAATTTCGGAATATTCTACCACAAGAATTTAAACGAACCGGAGTTACTATTAGTATAAAACTAATTCTAGGATTAATCCTATTGTGGCTGGTAATTCAAGGTATATCTGTTGGATTAAACCGCAATGTACATGATGTATTCACTAATTCAAAATTTCCACATTATTGCGTTGAAGATAAATTATCCATACTACGTTGGGGAAATCCTACCCATATCTATGGCAGACTGTTAAAAGAAGAGGATTTTGTATATCTGCTTAATTATCTCAAACAGCAGAATAAATCAGTATTTATCTTTCCGGATTATACAATAATTTATGGATTACTGAATCTACCATCTCCACAACCCGTATTATGGTTTCATAAAGATTTGACCTATTCCTTATCATTGAAACACAATGAGTTAGACAACTGGATAGTTAATGATTTGAAGAAAAATGGCGTAGAATTAGTCGTTTTAGAAGATATATCTTGGCTAGGAACAAACTCTCGATTAGATGATTTTCCGTATTTAAAACAATACATAATAGCTAATTTTAAGTTAAGCAATCAAATTGGGATGTTTTATATTTTTCATAAAAAGGTATAA
- a CDS encoding type II secretion system protein GspG codes for MSKKNFGFTLIELLIVVAIIAILAAIAIPNFLAAQTRAKVTRAKGEMKSLATALEAYYVDNTAYPDDLILHSGGWPWYVPDCISTPVAYIASGKLRDLMRPIGIYGGMYPGDRYRYINYDCEVNGHYDNRYGANWPDLVGRESAKKGRWNYGKWRLSSCGPDGTAGPYAGLIYKGVTIPPQYVWDANALLYDPTNGTMSWGDVIRSQKEADHRTEYGSLTDMGVE; via the coding sequence ATGAGTAAAAAGAATTTTGGATTTACGTTAATTGAGTTATTGATTGTGGTAGCGATTATTGCGATTCTCGCTGCGATAGCGATACCGAACTTTCTCGCCGCACAGACTCGAGCAAAGGTAACCCGAGCGAAAGGTGAGATGAAATCGTTAGCCACGGCGTTGGAAGCGTATTATGTAGATAACACGGCATATCCGGATGATTTGATATTACACAGTGGTGGTTGGCCATGGTATGTTCCGGATTGTATCAGTACGCCGGTAGCGTATATTGCCAGTGGTAAGCTTCGAGATTTAATGCGACCGATTGGAATTTATGGTGGGATGTATCCTGGGGACCGTTATCGGTATATCAATTATGATTGTGAAGTAAATGGGCACTATGATAACCGATACGGAGCTAACTGGCCAGATTTGGTTGGTCGAGAGTCGGCTAAAAAAGGTCGGTGGAATTATGGTAAATGGCGGTTATCTTCTTGCGGACCGGATGGCACCGCAGGTCCTTATGCAGGGTTGATCTATAAAGGCGTGACTATTCCGCCGCAATATGTTTGGGATGCTAATGCGCTTCTATACGATCCAACCAATGGCACGATGAGTTGGGGTGATGTGATTCGTTCGCAGAAAGAAGCTGACCATAGAACGGAATACGGTTCACTAACAGACATGGGTGTGGAATAA
- the rpsU gene encoding 30S ribosomal protein S21: MPEVKVMDNETIDKALRRFKKECEKQGLMQELKKREYYDKPSIRKKKKQIAALRKKQKRHYSSRFEA; encoded by the coding sequence ATGCCAGAAGTTAAAGTGATGGACAATGAAACTATCGATAAAGCATTGCGTCGGTTCAAAAAAGAATGCGAAAAACAGGGGTTAATGCAAGAACTTAAAAAACGCGAATACTACGATAAACCTAGCATTCGTAAAAAGAAGAAACAAATCGCTGCGTTACGGAAAAAACAGAAACGACACTATTCGAGTCGGTTTGAAGCTTAG